Proteins encoded within one genomic window of Thunnus maccoyii chromosome 22, fThuMac1.1, whole genome shotgun sequence:
- the LOC121888799 gene encoding homeobox protein HMX1-like: MLDDKAPRSKLGPASRGSSFYIENLLRKTDRGASAEERVDTPGFKVTVHSPTICPGLEARCLNDSDRSRTPPNTAYSSSGSPQYKASYSDPLPNSDRDSPTSTGQAEEDDDDDPEEKGDDSVTGDRRQDDSRSSCFSQEDGCESGDTKVARKKKTRTVFSRSQVFQLESTFDLKRYLSSSERAGLAASLQLTETQVKIWFQNRRNKWKRQVAADMEASSAAVAYPSQRVVRVPVLYHENTTPSLHQVSPPVVGFSTSINYPLTAHFTHPMSFITPQMTGLV, encoded by the exons ATGCTGGACGATAAAGCGCCGAGATCGAAGCTCGGTCCTGCGTCGAGAGGTTCATCTTTTTACATTGAAAATTTActgaggaagacagacagaggggcTTCAGCTGAGGAGAGGGTGGACACCCCGGGCTTCAAAGTTACCGTCCACAGCCCGACGATCTGTCCGGGGCTGGAGGCGCGATGTCTGAACGACAGTGACCGGAGCAGGACACCACCCAACACGGCGTACAGCAGCTCAGGAA GTCCGCAATACAAGGCCAGCTACTCTGATCCTCTGCCCAACAGCGACCGGGATTCCCCGACTTCAACTGGGCAGGCGGAGGAGGACGATGATGATGACCCGGAGGAAAAGGGGGACGACAGTGTGACGGGCGACAGGAGGCAGGACGACTCGCGCTCCTCCTGCTTCTCCCAAGAGGACGGCTGTGAGTCAG GTGACACCAAAGTGGCGCGGAAGAAGAAGACCCGCACCGTGTTCAGCCGGAGTCAGGTGTTCCAGCTGGAGTCCACTTTCGACTTGAAACGTTACCTGAGCAGCTCGGAGAGAGCCGGGCTGGCCGCGTCGCTGCAGCTCACCGAGACGCAGGTGAAGATCTGGTTTCAGAACCGCAGGAACAAGTGGAAGAGGCAGGTGGCAGCGGACATGGAGGCCAGCAGCGCGGCTGTAGCCTACCCATCCCAGAGGGTCGTCAGAGTTCCTGTGCTTTATCACGAGAACACCACCCCCAGCTTGCATCAAGTGTCGCCACCGGTGGTCGGCTTCTCCACCTCTATTAACTATCCATTGACTGCTCACTTCACCCACCCAATGTCCTTCATAACACCACAGATGACCGGACTGGTGTGA
- the LOC121888801 gene encoding homeobox protein HMX3-like, whose protein sequence is MPGNMSKEDAPSRSASLTFTIDNILNLKQRDSGNFDGSKQQRDSGCKNDFQARIDEVWDVRRRHDSGSEETAQNKPRVQNAPPLTVGSCPGAQSAHSGENDASKQQQQQQEQQQQATADTKAMVKKKTRTIFSKRQIFQLEATFDMKRYLSSSERACLASSLQLTETQVKIWFQNRRNKLKRQLSTDLEGPLAAEHLSDAGKNVQLPTFYKDSSLLGGCLLPMPFPVVYPTANAAPYIYFSNTGKYFGLFDAD, encoded by the exons ATGCCGGGGAACATGAGCAAAGAGGATGCCCCGAGCCGGAGCGCTTCTTTGACGTTCACCATTGACAACATCCTCAACCTAAAACAGCGGGACAGCGGAAACTTTGACGGttcaaagcagcagagggacAGTGGATGTAAAAATGACTTTCAAGCGAGGATTGATGAGGTGTGGGACGTCCGGAGGAGACATGACAGCGGATCAGAGGAAACAG CACAAAACAAGCCAAGAGTCCAAAACGCACCGCCGCTGACCGTCGGCTCCTGTCCCGGGGCGCAGAGTGCGCACAGCGGCGAGAACGACGCGtccaagcagcaacagcagcagcaggagcagcagcagcaggccacAGCGGACACCAAAGCCATGGTCAAGAAGAAGACGCGCACAATCTTCTccaagagacagatatttcagCTGGAGGCGACGTTTGACATGAAGAGGTATCTGAGCAGCTCGGAGAGAGCGTGTCTCGCCAGCTCTCTGCAGCTCACCGAGACTCAGGTGAAAATCTGGTTTCAGAACCGCCGCAACAAGCTGAAGAGACAGTTATCCACGGACCTGGAGGGGCCGCTGGCCGCAGAGCACCTCTCAGACGCAGGGAAAAATGTGCAATTACCGACTTTTTACAAAGACAGCAGCCTGCTGGGTGGATGTTTGTTACCCATGCCTTTCCCTGTGGTGTACCCGACTGCAAACGCTGCGCCTTACATCTACTTCTCCAACACTGGCAAATATTTTGGCCTGTTTGATGCAGACTGA